Proteins encoded within one genomic window of Bacillus sp. 1NLA3E:
- a CDS encoding iron chaperone: MEGNKITFNTIDEYIVQFPPEVQETLKTLRKVIKELVPDAVEKISYQMPTFALHGNLVHFAAHKNHIGFYPAASGIEAFKHELSEYKGSKGAVQFPINKPLPYELISEIVKFRAAENIKKAEAKLNKKK; encoded by the coding sequence ATGGAAGGAAACAAAATTACATTTAATACGATTGATGAATACATAGTTCAATTTCCCCCTGAGGTTCAGGAAACACTTAAAACGTTAAGGAAAGTTATCAAAGAATTGGTCCCAGATGCAGTTGAAAAAATAAGTTATCAAATGCCAACTTTTGCTTTACACGGAAACCTCGTGCATTTTGCTGCCCATAAAAATCATATTGGATTTTATCCCGCTGCTAGTGGAATTGAGGCCTTTAAACATGAATTATCAGAATATAAAGGATCAAAAGGGGCAGTACAATTTCCAATAAATAAGCCCCTACCATATGAATTGATAAGCGAGATAGTCAAATTTAGAGCTGCTGAGAATATAAAGAAAGCTGAAGCCAAATTGAATAAGAAGAAATAA
- a CDS encoding dioxygenase family protein, whose protein sequence is MMPSLFIAHGAPLIAIENNEYTKFLTQLGQTLPRPKAVVLFSAHWESNSQKVSKIDQYQTIHDFGGFDPALYQIQYPVHGNQQITQEIEDLFNQSGVPFEIESQRGLDHGAWIVLRLLYPDADIPVIAMSVNPNLTPAEQYKIGKTLSVLRANDVLIIGSGGTVHNLRAISWANDGQVDQWALEFDNWLAVHLNNWDLPALFKYDSQAPSAEFAVPPYGKEHFVPIFYAMGAADDHQKANLLHRSFRYGNLSQSVWQFGEI, encoded by the coding sequence ATGATGCCATCTTTATTTATTGCTCATGGAGCGCCATTAATTGCCATAGAAAATAATGAGTACACAAAATTTTTAACTCAATTGGGGCAGACACTGCCTCGGCCAAAGGCTGTTGTATTGTTTTCGGCACATTGGGAATCTAATAGTCAAAAGGTAAGCAAAATCGATCAATATCAAACAATCCATGACTTTGGTGGATTTGATCCGGCTTTGTACCAAATTCAGTATCCTGTCCATGGTAATCAACAAATCACACAAGAAATAGAGGATCTATTCAATCAGAGTGGTGTGCCATTTGAAATCGAATCACAGCGTGGATTGGATCATGGAGCATGGATTGTCCTTCGTTTGCTGTATCCGGATGCTGATATTCCAGTTATCGCCATGTCAGTTAATCCTAACCTTACTCCAGCGGAGCAATATAAAATAGGTAAAACATTATCTGTTTTAAGAGCTAATGATGTATTAATCATAGGTAGTGGAGGGACAGTGCACAACCTAAGAGCAATCAGTTGGGCAAACGACGGACAAGTGGATCAATGGGCACTTGAATTTGATAACTGGTTAGCGGTTCATTTGAATAACTGGGATTTACCAGCTCTGTTTAAGTACGATTCACAGGCACCATCAGCCGAATTTGCTGTTCCGCCTTATGGGAAAGAGCATTTTGTTCCAATCTTTTACGCGATGGGTGCTGCAGATGACCATCAAAAAGCCAATTTACTTCATCGGAGTTTTCGATATGGAAACCTAAGCCAAAGTGTTTGGCAGTTTGGTGAAATTTAG
- a CDS encoding alpha/beta hydrolase: protein MEAPMIYELRPPKNIIHGKKYPALFVMHGIGSNEQNMLTLVGDLDDHFYIFSIRGPLTHGPGFSYFTIQEYGKPDREVFDQGIMKLTNFIDYAANQYPLDLSRFYLLGFSQGAIIAMTLGLKLGNKIKGVVALSGYIPHFVKEEYEINPGKELSLFISHGQYDQVLPFEWGKENVNYFSKIGVPITFKTYPEGHTVSEKNNQDFKEWLRKDL, encoded by the coding sequence ATGGAAGCACCCATGATTTATGAACTTCGTCCACCAAAGAATATAATTCATGGCAAAAAGTATCCGGCCTTATTCGTCATGCATGGGATAGGAAGTAACGAACAAAACATGCTAACACTGGTTGGTGACTTAGATGATCACTTCTATATTTTCAGCATTAGAGGTCCACTAACCCACGGGCCAGGATTTTCATACTTTACCATTCAAGAATATGGTAAGCCAGATCGGGAAGTATTCGATCAGGGAATTATGAAATTAACAAACTTTATTGATTATGCAGCTAATCAGTATCCTCTGGATTTAAGCAGATTTTACTTACTTGGTTTTAGCCAGGGGGCGATTATTGCGATGACATTGGGGCTAAAACTTGGAAACAAGATTAAAGGTGTAGTGGCACTTAGCGGATATATTCCTCATTTTGTTAAGGAAGAATACGAAATCAATCCTGGCAAAGAATTATCATTATTTATTTCACATGGGCAATATGATCAGGTTCTACCATTTGAATGGGGTAAGGAAAATGTTAATTATTTTTCAAAGATAGGGGTACCAATTACTTTTAAAACTTATCCAGAAGGTCACACGGTATCCGAAAAAAATAATCAAGATTTTAAAGAATGGTTAAGGAAAGATTTATAA